From a region of the Mauremys mutica isolate MM-2020 ecotype Southern chromosome 12, ASM2049712v1, whole genome shotgun sequence genome:
- the LOC123345114 gene encoding uncharacterized protein LOC123345114 isoform X1, with amino-acid sequence MPRDPTAPGTTAMQLEKVGCWKSGLDGPRSCREKFLQAWNEKLKLQPCPISPQVPNCRSPGSIPTQGQWPGAEPVPFSLRGALLHPSCHPGDSALYFLAVVTALDHSGSTPVSFVAPGGCSGHTPRTPAGIRPCDKDPGPFYKELARLPLAWEGDSEEELLQICASDLLLGSSLRKRPRLLPPNRKMHVEVWKRKPASHPLEEGARSPVPLEYSHLVDAMAMTEPADISEVESFYRQFTPWPRRRGSYRSTKAVHAQTESASPVREADEAAHQQHSLWGSAGSGFEQHPKSNCKRAMASISTLILAAKRPRDTAWNEHLPFKKRYIQY; translated from the exons ATGCCCAG AGACCCCACTGCCCCGGGCACAACCGCCATGCAGCTTGAGAAAGTTGGGTGCTGGAAGAGTGGGCTAGACGGGCCCAGGTCCTGCAGGGAGAAGTTCCTACAAGCTTGGAATGAAAAGTTGAAACTCCAGCCTTGCCCTATCTCCCCACAAGTGCCAAACTGCCGATCCCCCGGCAGCATTCCAACCCAGGGGCAGTGGCCTGGGGCTGAGCCTGTACCTTTCTCTCTCAGGGGGGCTCTGCTGCATCCCAGCTGCCACCCTGGTGACAGTGCCCTTTACTTCCTGGCAGTGGTGACTGCACTGGACCACTCAGGCTCCACCCCTGTGTCTTTTGTGGCCCCTGGGGGCTGCTCCGGGCACACACCCAGAACTCCAGCTGGAATACGACCCTGTGACAAAGATCCAGGTCCTTTCTACAAGGAGCTGGCAAGACTCCCCTTGGCCTGGGAAGGGGACTCTGAGGAGGAACTCCTCCAGATCTGTGCTTCAGACTTGCTGCTGGGCTCCTCTCTGAGGAAGAGGCCGCGGCTGTTACCCCCCAACAGGAAGATGCACGTAGAGGTATGGAAAAGAAAACCAGCATCCCATCCCCTGGAGGAGGGTGCAAGAAGCCCGGTCCCTCTGGAGTACAGTCACCTGGTAGATGCCATGGCAATGACGGAGCCCGCCGACATTTCTGAGGTGGAATCTTTCTACCGGCAATTCACCCCCTGGCCAAGGAGACGAGGCTCTTACAGGAGCACTAAGGCTGTCCACGCGCAGACAGAGAGTGCGTCGCCTGTCAGGGAAGCAGACGAGGCTGCCCACCAGCAGCATAGCCTCTGGGGATCAGCAGGCAGTGGCTTTGAGCAGCACCCCAAGAGCAATTGCAAGAGGGCCATGGCCTCCATTTCCACCCTCATCCTGGCTGCCAAGCGGCCCAGAGACACTGCTTGGAATGAGCACCTCCCATTCAAGAAACGGTACATCCAGTACTGA
- the LOC123345114 gene encoding uncharacterized protein LOC123345114 isoform X2: MQLEKVGCWKSGLDGPRSCREKFLQAWNEKLKLQPCPISPQVPNCRSPGSIPTQGQWPGAEPVPFSLRGALLHPSCHPGDSALYFLAVVTALDHSGSTPVSFVAPGGCSGHTPRTPAGIRPCDKDPGPFYKELARLPLAWEGDSEEELLQICASDLLLGSSLRKRPRLLPPNRKMHVEVWKRKPASHPLEEGARSPVPLEYSHLVDAMAMTEPADISEVESFYRQFTPWPRRRGSYRSTKAVHAQTESASPVREADEAAHQQHSLWGSAGSGFEQHPKSNCKRAMASISTLILAAKRPRDTAWNEHLPFKKRYIQY, from the coding sequence ATGCAGCTTGAGAAAGTTGGGTGCTGGAAGAGTGGGCTAGACGGGCCCAGGTCCTGCAGGGAGAAGTTCCTACAAGCTTGGAATGAAAAGTTGAAACTCCAGCCTTGCCCTATCTCCCCACAAGTGCCAAACTGCCGATCCCCCGGCAGCATTCCAACCCAGGGGCAGTGGCCTGGGGCTGAGCCTGTACCTTTCTCTCTCAGGGGGGCTCTGCTGCATCCCAGCTGCCACCCTGGTGACAGTGCCCTTTACTTCCTGGCAGTGGTGACTGCACTGGACCACTCAGGCTCCACCCCTGTGTCTTTTGTGGCCCCTGGGGGCTGCTCCGGGCACACACCCAGAACTCCAGCTGGAATACGACCCTGTGACAAAGATCCAGGTCCTTTCTACAAGGAGCTGGCAAGACTCCCCTTGGCCTGGGAAGGGGACTCTGAGGAGGAACTCCTCCAGATCTGTGCTTCAGACTTGCTGCTGGGCTCCTCTCTGAGGAAGAGGCCGCGGCTGTTACCCCCCAACAGGAAGATGCACGTAGAGGTATGGAAAAGAAAACCAGCATCCCATCCCCTGGAGGAGGGTGCAAGAAGCCCGGTCCCTCTGGAGTACAGTCACCTGGTAGATGCCATGGCAATGACGGAGCCCGCCGACATTTCTGAGGTGGAATCTTTCTACCGGCAATTCACCCCCTGGCCAAGGAGACGAGGCTCTTACAGGAGCACTAAGGCTGTCCACGCGCAGACAGAGAGTGCGTCGCCTGTCAGGGAAGCAGACGAGGCTGCCCACCAGCAGCATAGCCTCTGGGGATCAGCAGGCAGTGGCTTTGAGCAGCACCCCAAGAGCAATTGCAAGAGGGCCATGGCCTCCATTTCCACCCTCATCCTGGCTGCCAAGCGGCCCAGAGACACTGCTTGGAATGAGCACCTCCCATTCAAGAAACGGTACATCCAGTACTGA